A single window of Candoia aspera isolate rCanAsp1 chromosome 3, rCanAsp1.hap2, whole genome shotgun sequence DNA harbors:
- the ODF1 gene encoding outer dense fiber protein 1, whose protein sequence is MATLCHALDAVRRDLRRTDREIKRRIRLIDMHCCPKFCDVHTHCLCDISLHPHCCCLLHPYPHCLCDILCCRPCRPPCLTALERKAIRAKVEAEHELARIRRRVAKMLESCSRPKLLALMDVKGFDPEDITVKVQDGKVKVSAEHEEEFKTCRGKEYNYSTVTKEICLPPGICENEVTYSIGPTSLVRIESPGCCMPPCLLSLL, encoded by the exons ATGGCAACGCTCTGTCACGCTTTGGACGCTGTGAGGCGAGATTTAAGGCGGACCGACAGAGAAATAAAAAGGCGTATAAGACTTATAGACATGCACTGCTGCCCTAAATTCTGTGATGTGCACACCCACTGCCTCTGTGATATAAGTCTCCATCCCCACTGTTGCTGCCTTCTTCATCCTTACCCCCATTGCCTGTGTGATATACTATGCTGTCGTCCCTGTCGGCCGCCCTGCCTCACAGCCTTGGAGCGGAAAGCTATTAGAGCAAAAGTAGAAGCGGAGCATGAACTGGCCAG GATTCGAAGAAGGGTTGCTAAAATGCTGGAATCATGTAGTCGCCCAAAGCTTTTAGCTTTAATGGATGTTAAGGGTTTTGACCCAGAGGACATTACAGTGAAAGTGCAAGACGGGAAGGTTAAAGTTTCTGCTGAACATGAAGAAGAATTTAAGACTTGTAGAGGGAAGGAGTACAACTATTCAACTGTCACCAAGGAGATCTGTTTACCACCAGGAATATGTGAGAATGAAGTAACTTACAGCATAGGACCAACCAGTCTTGTGAGGATAGAGTCACCAGGCTGCTGCATGCCTCCTTGTCTCCTTAGTCTTCTTTGA